In Patagioenas fasciata isolate bPatFas1 chromosome 2, bPatFas1.hap1, whole genome shotgun sequence, a single window of DNA contains:
- the GFUS gene encoding GDP-L-fucose synthase, whose amino-acid sequence MEATGPVTKRILVTGGTGLVGRAIEKVVADGEGQPDEEWIFVSSRDADLTSAAETKALFERHKPTHVIHLAAMVGGLFKNIRYNLDFWRRNIHINDNVLQSAYETGVHKVVSCLSTCIFPDKTTYPIDETMIHNGPPHSSNFGYSYAKRMIDIQNRGYFEQHGCRFTAVIPTNVFGPHDNFNIEDGHVLPGLIHKVYLAKQTGSALTVWGTGKPRRQFIYSMDLARLFLWVLREYNEVEPIILSVGEEDEVSIREAAEAITEAMDFRGEVVFDTSKADGQFKKTASNAKLRRYLPGFEFTPFRQAVKETCAWFSANYANARK is encoded by the exons ATGGAGGCAACGGGACCAGTGACCAAGCGCATCCTGGTGACGGGCGGCACCGGTTTGGTGGGAAGAGCCATTGAGAAGGTGGTGGCAGATGGAGAGGGGCAGCCGGACGAGGAGTGGATCTTCGTGTCCTCCAGAGACGCCGACTTGAC GAGTGCCGCGGAGACCAAAGCCCTGTTTGAACGGCACAAGCCCACCCATGTCATCCACCTGGCTGCCATGGTCGGAGGCCTCTTCAAAAACATCCGCTACAACCTGGATTTTTGG AGGAGAAACATCCATATCAACGACAACGTCCTGCAATCGGCGTACGAGACTGGGGTGCACAAAGTCGTCTCCTGCCTTTCCACCTGcatcttcccagacaaaacaacGTACCCCATCGATGAGACCATG ATTCACAACGGGCCACCTCACAGCTCCAACTTCGGCTACTCCTACGCCAAGAGAATGATCGACATCCAGAATAG GGGCTACTTTGAGCAGCACGGCTGCCGCTTCACCGCCGTCATCCCCACCAACGTCTTCGGGCCTCACGACAACTTCAACATCGAGGACGGCCACGTCCTGCCGGGGCTCATCCATAAGGTCTACCTGGCCAAAC AGACTGGCTCTGCTTTGACCGTCTGGGGGACGGGCAAGCCCAGGAGACAGTTCATCTACTCCATG GACCTGGCTCGGCTCTTCCTTTGGGTCCTGCGGGAATACAATGAGGTGGAACCCATCATTTTGTCAG TGGGAGAAGAAGATGAAGTCTCCAtcagggaggcagcagaggcgatCACGGAGGCCATGGACTTCAGGGGAGAGGTGGTT TTTGACACCAGTAAGGCGGACGGGCAGTTCAAGAAGACGGCCAGCAACGCCAAGCTACGGCGCTACCTGCCCGGCTTCGAATTCACCCCCTTCAGGCAAG CTGTGAAGGAGACCTGTGCCTGGTTCAGTGCCAACTACGCCAACGCCAGGAAGTGA
- the LOC136097773 gene encoding protein brambleberry-like, which translates to MWPKPLVPLSGLGGSFNGDPHNMLPRSCWVLLLFCAAARCFGWLGLSTSLENLGTPLELGAPPEVVVQFGSSCTHLSEEEELAKLRVDQSNCRATEGHQTSPCTPDMEWPKLETPNHRSLQWLEETLVTSEWLRVAQLMEDITQEMGNASTCGAVGLQEQHRVVLSNFHRVQERARDVHSQLESDMDLLLAQQHQVEEVMEKLQWVNRSLGLMLVAMEGARDQLENHLQHLHTNFEPAGRSPSFTSRILHGSCFMLLVTLLVPTSPRVTLLLLFLASSALSDLLSIPALSALLVLAVAGQWLVTVTHHDAEEAWPAFPHHRLTSTPDRKREMKLLQEELDRMDLSCLQEPSVLEQSPKMAQDVPRLGQVSPVPGAWRTKLSSYGVMPELAPGVKPNSPTQSPASDGSLLSPRSPCQGLTRVGQRCRKKAIPGQDFCHIHTTSRTSCSSLAMDSSPHI; encoded by the exons ATGTGGCCAAAACCCCTGGTACCCCTGAGTGGGCTGGGGGGTTCTTTCAATGGG GACCCACACAACATGCTGCCCCGGAGCTGCTGGGTTCTGCTGCTCTTCTGTGCTGCTGCCAGGTGTTTTGGGTGGCTGGGCCTCAGCACATCACTGGagaacctggggacccccctggaaCTGGGGGCTCCCCCAGAG GTCGTGGTGCAATTCGGCTCATCCTGCACCCACCTGAGTGAGGAAGAGGAGTTGGCCAAGCTGAGGGTCGACCAATCCAACTGCCGGGCCACCGAGGGTCACCAGACATCCCCCTGCACACCAGACATG GAGTGGCCAAAACTGGAGACCCCTAACCACCGCAGCCTGCAGTGGCTGGAGGAGACCCTTGTCACCAGTGAGTGGCTCCGGGTGGCCCAGCTCATGGAGGACATCACCCAGGAGATGG GGAACGCAAGCACCTGTGGGGCCGTGGGGCTCCAGGAACAGCACCGAGTTGTCCTGTCCAACTTCCACCGTGTGCAGGAAAGAGCTCGGGACGTCCATTCCCAACTAG AGAGTGACATGGACCTTCTGCTGGCCCAGCAGCACCAGGTGGAAGAGGTGATGGAGAAGCTGCAATGGGTCAATCGGAGCCTGGGActgatgctggtggccatggagGGCGCACGGGACCAGCTGGAGAACCACCTGCAACATCTCCACACCAACTTTGAGCCAGCTG GTCGGAGCCCAAGTTTCACCTCCCGCATCCTCCACGGCTCCTGCTTTATGCTGCTGGTCACGCTCCTGGTGCCCACATCACCCCgtgtcaccctcctcctcctcttcctcgcctCCAGCGCCCTCAGCGACCTCCTCAGCATCCCGGCGCTCTCTGCTCTCCTGGTCCTCGCTGTGGCAG GGCAGTGGCTGGTGACAGTCACGCACCACGATGCTGAGGAAGCTTGGCCAGCGTTTCCCCACCACCGACTCACCTCCACCCCAGACAG GAAGCGTGAAATGAAGCTcttgcaggaggagctggacagGATGGATTTGAGCTGCCTGCAAG AGCCCTCAGTCCTGGAGCAGTCCCCAAAGATGGCACAGGATGTCCCCAGATTAGGACAAGtgtcacctgtccctggtgcctgGAGGACTAAGCTGAGCTCATATGGG GTGATGCCAGAGCTGGCCCCAGGTGTCAAACCCAACAGCCCAACCCAGTCACCAGCCAGCGATGG GTCCTTGCTGTCCCCACGGTCCCCATGCCAGGggctcaccagggttgggcagcGATGTCGGAAAAAAgccatccctgggcaggactTCTGCCACATCCACACCACCAGTAGAACCTCATGCAGCAGCTTGGCCATGGACTCATCCCCCCACATCTGA
- the PYCR3 gene encoding pyrroline-5-carboxylate reductase 3, whose protein sequence is MEAAELRVGFVGAGRMAGGLARGLLRAGKVPASSIMASAPSDRNLGAWRESGCRTTHCNLEVLQESTLVFLATKPHVLPGVLQEIRPAVGPHHVVVSLAAGVTLQTLQRLLPAGTKVLRLMPNLPCVVQAGAMVFARGSGAGDGEAALLKSLLSSCGLCEEVPESYINIHTGLSGSGVAYVYLFAEAMAEGAVKMGMPGGLASKIAAQTLLGAAKMMLETGEHPAKLRGDVCTPGGTTIHGLHQLEKGALRATVMNAVEAATERALDMAKD, encoded by the exons ATGGAGGCGGCGGAGCTGCGGGTCGGGTTCGTGGGCGCCGGGCGGATGGCGGGAGGTCTGGCCCGGGGGCTGCTGAGGGCAG GGAAGGTGCCAGCCAGCAGCATCATGGCCAGCGCCCCATCGGACAGAAACCTGGGTGCTTGGCGG GAGTCGGGGTGCAGGACCACCCACTGCAACCTGGAGGTGCTGCAGGAGAGCACCCTGGTCTTCCTAGCCACCAAACCCCACGTCCTGCCGGGGGTCCTGCAGGAGATCCGTCCTGCCGTGGGACCCCACCATGTTGTTGTCTCGCTGGCGGCCGGTGTCACCCTCCAGACACTGCAACGG CTTCTCCCTGCCGGGACCAAGGTGCTGCGGCTCATGCCCAACCTGCCATGCGTGGTGCAGGCAGGGGCGATGGTCTTCGCCCGGGGCAGCGGTGCTGGTGATGGAGAAGCTGCCCTGCTGAAGAGCCTCCTGTCCTCCTGTGGGCTCTGCGAGGAGGTCCCCGAATCCTACATCAACATCCACACCGGCCTCAGCGGCAGTGGGGTGGCCTAT GTCTACTTGTTCGCTGAAGCTATGGCCGAGGGAGCGGTGAAGATGGGGATGCCGGGCGGTTTGGCCAGCAAGATTGCGGCTCAGACACTGCTG GGTGCAGCGAAGATGATGCTGGAGACAGGGGAGCACCCGGCGAAGCTGCGAGGAGACGTCTGCACGCCTGGGGGCACCACCATCCATGGGCTGCACCAGCTGGAGAAGGGCGCGCTGCGGGCCACCGTCATGAATGCCGTGGAGGCGGCCACTGAGCGGGCACTTGACATGGCCAAGGACTAG
- the TIGD5 gene encoding tigger transposable element-derived protein 5 — MPGGEPEAGGGPAGMAGGRRGSGAAAGGVSVKMALRRAYSIKDKLQAIERVKKGERQASVCRAFGVPGGTLRGWLKDEAKLRWFLEQLGGEVGTQRKKMRLANEEEIDRAVYDWFLALRQHGVPLSGPLIQAQAEAFARQIYGPECTFKASHGWFWRWQKRHGISSQRIYGEGGLPAEPERAPEAAPAADAGGYGDEQIYNANVTGLYWKLLPGTAARRRPAPRHRVTVLLAANLTGSHKLKPLVVGGFRDPPSLRHHNQDKFPACYRYSPEARLGPALLRAWFFEDFVPGVKRYLRRSCLQQKAVLLLSSPPPQSGTNPEESPPLQTPDGSIRALFLSKGPTGSGSAGGGGRIPAPLEQGVVSAFKQLYKRELLRLAVSCVASSSGGPVDFVRSFLLKDMLYLAGLSWDLIPAGSIEKCWLLGLRAAFEPQPGEEEHRDPPRGEEGGGDSKIFSDLTHLAALAYKRLAPEEVAKWLHLDDVAPGTEDDDGDEDAEEEEDEEEAASGDGGGRRGGEGGNGLLPTAREAIKGLETALRWLEGQDPRQVGPLKLVQLRSLISMAQRLHRAGSPRS; from the coding sequence ATGCCCGGGGGGGAACCGGAGGCGGGTGGGGGGCCGGCCGGTATGGCGGGAGGGCGGCGGGGCAGCGGCGCAGCAGCGGGGGGGGTATCGGTGAAGATGGCGCTTCGCCGCGCCTACTCCATCAAGGACAAGCTCCAGGCCATCGAGAGGGTGAAGAAGGGCGAGCGGCAGGCGTCGGTGTGCCGGGCTTTCGGGGTGCCGGGGGGAACGCTGCGGGGTTGGCTGAAGGACGAGGCGAAGCTGCGGTGGTTCCTGGAGCAGCTCGGGGGGGAGGTGGGAACCCAACGCAAGAAGATGCGCTTGGCCAACGAGGAGGAGATCGACCGCGCCGTCTACGACTGGTTCCTCGCCCTCCGCCAGCACGGCGTCCCCCTCTCCGGGCCCCTCATCCAGGCGCAAGCCGAAGCCTTCGCCCGGCAGATCTACGGTCCCGAATGTACCTTCAAGGCCAGTCACGGCTGGTTCTGGCGCTGGCAGAAGCGCCACGGCATCTCCAGCCAACGCATCTACGGCGAGGGCGGCCTCCCCGCCGAGCCCGAGCGGGCTCCCGAGGCCGCGCCAGCCGCTGATGCCGGCGGCTACGGCGACGAGCAGATCTACAACGCCAACGTCACCGGGCTCTACTGGAAGCTGCTGCCGGGTACGGCGGCGCGGCGGCGCCCGGCTCCCCGCCACCGGGTCACCGTGCTGCTGGCTGCCAACTTGACGGGTTCTCACAAGCTCAAGCCGCTGGTGGTGGGCGGCTTTCGCGATCCCCCCAGCCTCCGCCACCACAACCAGGACAAATTCCCCGCTTGCTACCGGTACAGCCCCGAAGCCAGGTTGGGACCGGCGCTTCTCCGGGCTTGGTTCTTCGAGGATTTCGTGCCGGGTGTCAAACGTTACCTGCGCCGGAGCTGTTTGCAGCAAAAGGCTGTGTTGTTGCTCAGCTCCCCGCCACCCCAGTCCGGGACAAACCCTGAGGAATCCCCCCCGTTACAAACACCCGACGGCTCCATCCGCGCCCTTTTCCTTTCCAAGGGCCCTACCGGGAGTGGCTCAGCAGGAGGAGGTGGCCGAATCCCAGCCCCGCTGGAGCAGGGGGTGGTGTCGGCCTTCAAGCAGCTCTACAAGCGGGAATTGCTGCGCTTGGCTGTGTCGTGTGTGGCGAGCAGCTCCGGTGGCCCTGTGGACTTTGTGCGCTCCTTCCTCCTCAAGGACATGTTGTACCTGGCCGGCCTCTCCTGGGACCTCATCCCCGCCGGCTCCATCGAGAagtgctggctgctggggctcCGCGCAGCCTTCGAGCCCCAGCCCGGCGAGGAAGAGCACAGAGACCCCCCCCGTGGGGAGGAAGGCGGCGGTGACAGCAAAATCTTTAGCGACTTGACCCACTTGGCTGCCTTGGCCTACAAGCGCTTGGCTCCCGAGGAGGTGGCCAAGTGGTTGCACTTGGACGATGTCGCCCCGGGTACGGAGGATGACGATGGGGATGAGgacgctgaggaggaggaggatgaggaggaggccgCCAGTGGAGATGGGGGCGGCAGGaggggtggggaaggagggaaCGGTTTGCTGCCGACGGCCCGGGAAGCCATCAAAGGGCTGGAGACGGCGCTGCGCTGGCTGGAGGGTCAGGACCCGCGGCAAGTGGGGCCGCTGAAGCTGGTGCAGCTGCGCTCCCTCATCAGCATGGCCCAGCGGCTGCACCGCGCCGGCAGCCCCCGCTCCTAA